In Gadus morhua chromosome 2, gadMor3.0, whole genome shotgun sequence, the DNA window cacacacacacacacacacacacacacacacacacacacacatacgtgtagTACTTACACCAAGCTCAGCACTGAGTCCTTGAGTTTGATGGAGTGGAGACACTTCTTCCAGTTACCGACCGCAGAGTGGACATAGAGCctggagaggtcagaggtcaaaggttagagGTCCCAGGTCAGATATTACAGGTCAGAGGTTACACAGTGGACATAGATCCTggagaggggtcagaggttagaggtcagaggttagaGGTGGACATGGGGGTCACTAACAATACCTACTGGTCTACCTACTGGTCTGGTCTACCTACTGGTCTGGTCTACCTACTGGTATGGTCTACCTACTGGTCTGGTCTACCTACTGGTATGGTCTACCTAGTACCTACCAGCCGTTCTGGGCCCCCAGCCACATGGTGGGGGCCACGCTGGTGCAGTTCTTGGCgtcctcgcccccctcctcggTGTCCGGGGGGGCCGAAGGGTCTTCTTTGGACGGGACCGTcctgggggggggacggacaggAGACGGACGTCAGTACAGGGACCGACATACGGACGCCTCAGAACGGACATGACGGACACTTCATTAAGAAGAGATTTAAGAGTCAAACTATGATtattagccccccccccttcagtgtCTGAGCCCCTCAGTgtgtgggtcgggggggggggccctcagtGTCTGGGTCGGGGGGGCCCTTAGTGTCTGGGTGGCTGGGCATCAGTATCTTGGTGGGGGGCCCTCAGTGTCTGGGTGGGGGGCCCCtgtcagtgggggtgggggcccctgtcagtggtggggggggcccctgtcagtggagggggggggccactgtcagtggtgggggggcccctctcagtggtggggggggccccCGTCAGTGGTGGGGGGTCCTACCGGTCGCCAGCGTCCCCCAGGCGGGGCGGGGGGTCGGTGAAGACGTGCTCGGTGAAGGGCCCCAGGGGCCCGGGCCGGGCctccaggctgggggggggctccgGGACCTCGGTGGCCTCCAGCGCCTCCTCGGCCGACGGCGCCGAGGGCGGGGGCAGCTTCCCGTTGGCGATGGGGGCGATGGGCGCTGGGGGgcacaggggtcagaggtcactctGCTAAACCCTGAGCGGGCGGTGGGCTACGGCTCTCCCTGACGCGCCCCGACCGGACCCTCACTCAGACCGGACCCTCACTCAGACCGGACCCTCACTCAGACCGGACCCTCACTCAGACCGGGCCCTCACTCAGACCGGACCCTCactcagaccagaccctcacTCAGACCGGACCCTCACTCAGACCGGACCCTCACTCAGACCGGGCCCTCACTTAGACCGGACCCTCACTCAGACCGGGTCTCAGCCCGTCCCGGGGGTAGGGACAACATCCGGCCTAAAGAGCCCCGAACCAGATCAGGTACCAGACCCCAGATGTAGACCCCACCCCCGCGACCCGGTCCGGTTCGGGGGTCCCACTCTCAGACGGTTCCTCAGGTTTAGTCTCAGTCTCGGGTCGGATCGGACCTCCTGCTCGCGGGGCTGATGCTAACCCCTTTAGCTCCCGGGGCTGATGCTAACCCCTTTAGCTCCCGGGGCTGATGCTAACCCCTTTAGCTCCAGGGGCTGAGTCTGTTTGAAAGGCTTCAACTAAACCCGGGTCACTCTCTCATTAGCCTTACATCACACCtctgtcagggggggggggggggagagagagagagagagagagagagagagagagagagagagagagagagagagagagagagagagagagagagagagagagagagagagagagagagagagaggggggtggaagCCACAGCCTCACAGCAGACAGTacctgggggggtaggggggggggtacaggccAGACTCCGCCCCCTGACCTCCTGCTACATGGTGTGGGGGTGCCGGGGTGCTCACCTTGTCCCTTGTCTAGTATGGGGGTGTCTGTGCGCGAGGAGCAGTTGCTGCGGGCCACGCTGCAGTGAGTGGCACAGCCCACTAGAGTGATGCCCGCCAACATACCCTCCACTCCCCCCGCCTCCTCGCTAGCCCCGCCCCCGTCGCCCGCCTCCAGCACGATCTCCCCCGCCGGGTAGTCGCTGGAGCTGGCCGCTAGGGACGCAcaaagagacgcacacacacagagagagagacaaacatacacacagagacacacacacaaagagacacacacgcatgcacgcagacGGAcgcacaccatcacacacacacacacacacaaacacacacacacacacacacagacacacgcacgcacccaaagacacacacacacacacatgacaggtCAGACACATAGAATCACGTACAGTACAAAGTGTTTCAGCACACTGATGAGAGCCACTGCCCCGTGACCTCTCAGAGCTGTGGGCGTGgccagtgggcgtggcctctcAGAGCCGTGGGCGTGgccagtgggcggggcctctCACCTGGCACACTGGAGATGCAGAGCACGTGGGCGTTGCACACGTTGAACTGGTCGACCAGCGAGCCGGGCTGGTTGGCGTCGATGATCACCACCTTACTGGCTGAGTGGGTGCTGGTCAGGATCCAGACCCGGGACCCCAGGGGGTCCACCGCCTGCAGCTCCCTGGACTGGGGGCGCAGGGGGTCAGAGgggggctacacacacacacacacacgcatgcacacaaacacacacacaggcacacacacacacgctcgcaggcacccacacacacacacacacacacacagagtgagagcgtgagacaggcagagaggcagagagaggcagagagagagagagagagagagagagagagagagagagagagagagagagagagagagagagacagagagagagagagagagagagagagagagagagagagagagagagagagggtgagacagagacagagggtgagagagagagagagacagagagagagagagagagagagagagagagagagagagagagagagagagagagagagagagagagagagagagagagagagagggtgagacagagacagagggtgagagagagagagagagagagggtgagacagagacagagggtgagagagagagagagagagagagagagagagagagagagagagagagagagagagagagagagagagagagagagagagagagacagagagagagagagagagagagacagagagagagagagagagagagagagagagagggtgagacagagacagagggtgagagagagagagagagagagagggtaagacaggtcctcaccctcctcttctccgGGGAGCCGTGGCTGCTCCCGCCGCCCTCAGAGGTCAGGGGGTCGGCTCCGCCCCCCTTCAGCGCCAGCGCGTCCTGACTGCCCACCGTCCAGCCGGTCAGGTCCACGCCAGCCGCGCACCACAGctacacacagaggcacgcgcacgcacacacacacacacacacacagacacagacacacacagaggcacgcgcacacacacacacacacacacacacacacacacacacacacacacacacacacagacagacacatacacgtcTCATTAACAGGTGTGTAGTCTCGTTAACTGGAAATAAGTCTCATTAAAAGGTGATAGTCTCGTTAACAGGTGAATAGTCTCATTAACATGTGTGTAGTCCCATTAACAGGTGATAAGTCTCATTAACAGGTGACAGTCTCATTAACAGGTGATTAGTCTCATTAACAGGTGTGCAGTCTCATTAACAGGTGATTAGTCTGATTAAAAGGTGATAAGTCAAATGAACAGGTGTTGTACCTTTCTGTTGGGGTCCttctccaccagggggcgacaGTACACAGGAACGGGCACATTCTTCATTCGGTTGTCTTCTTTCTCATTGGTTGGCTGAAGGAAATTAAATGGGTCACAACAAGGTCAAAGGTTACATCAAAGTTTGAATCTTTAACGATGAGGCATATGGAGTTACGATGTTACTGAATGAGACACAACAAATACTCCCAAAGAGGAAGTTCCTCTACAAGGTGAAATTAGACAGTAGATCTGAACTgtgctcacgtgtgtgtgtgtgtgtgtgtgtgtgtgtgtgtgtgtgtgtgtgtgtgtgtgtgtgtgtgtgtgtgtgtgtgtgagtgtgttggtgcctgtatgtgtgtgggtgagccTTCTTGTGTTCCAACACTCTATCTAAACTAATTCTGTCCCTAAGGCCCACTCTCTCCGAGGCCCAGTGTTTGGTGGTCGGTGAGagaggtgcatgctgggacTTGGAGTCTCTCACCTGTTGGGTCTTCAGCGGTCCGGCCGGTGCACTCTCAATCtgagggaggggctggaggagagcagaggttagagccgggggggtggaggtggtggaggtggtggtgatggaggtggtggaggaggaggaggtggcagtgggggaggtggttaaggtggaggtggtggagtagtggtgttgggggtggtggtagtggacgaggtggtggaggtggaggagatgttgGAAGTGTAGTGTTGCTGAGGGTGGGGATGGTAGAGTTGGGTGGATGTGGTGTtgttgggtggaggtggaggtgttgggaggaggtagtggtcctggaggtggaggtggtaatAGTGctggtctgggtggaggtgggggtcctGGAGGCGTACCTGTTTGAGGCGGGAGGGAACGCTCCAGCCACAGGCCTGCATGATGCCGTCGTCCCTCCTCATGTGCTCCCTGACCTGCCGGTACTGCTCCCGCCGCTGCTCCCGCCGCGCCGACAGCGCAGAGTCGCTGAGGAGAGACGCAACACCGTTACTGGCCAgcctgcaggagagagagggggagagagaggggggagggagagagagaggaggagggggagaggaggaggagagaggaggagggggagagagaggagggagagagagaggagggagagagaggagggagagagaggagggagagagagaggaggagggggagggggagagaggaggagggggagagagggggggggagagagaggagggagagagagaggaggagggggagggggagagaggaggagggggagaggaggaggagagaggaggagggggagagaggggggaggagagagaggagggagagagagaggaggagggggagaggaggaggagagaggaggaggagagaggaggagggggagagaggggggggagagagaggagggagagagagagagagagagagagagagagagagagagagagagagagagagagagagagagagagagagagagagagagatagagagagagagagagagagagagagaggaggaggtgggcgagcgaaagaggaggagggcggaagGGAGAAGCCAAGCGTTAGCAGCCTATCCAgcaagcagcagagagagagactatagaggactaagagagagagagagagagagagagagagagagagactatgtggCAGCAGGAGGGActaagacagagagcgagaggaggagagcttaAAGCAGGGCGGCGGCCATTGTTGGGAGATGTGAAGGAGGTCCGACAGCAGCAGGAGGGTCGGCCTGAGCTGGAGCAGCGAGCctcagggggtgagggggtgagggggcgggggggtgaggggttaaTGCTGACCGGGGGTAGAAGGCCTCTACCTAGCCTGTCCTAGCCACAGGACTCGTGCTCACAGACTGAAGCAGACTCAAGTAGATTCACCCGTCATCGGTCTGctgttttggtttgttgttgtttgtccgTGTTAGCATGTCTGGTGATAGTGTGCACAGATGTGGAGGCGgacacatgtgtgtgagtgtgtgggtatggtacgtgtgtgtgtgcgtgtgtttgtgactcGCTCAGACTCCAAAGACTCCAAAGATCAGCAGCTCTGAAGGCCGTGCCTTCAGAGCTGCTGGACGGGCCATACCACCGAACCAAGGAGCGGTAGGGATCTTAAAGGTGAACTCATATGCAGAAGATACTTCTGCATATGACCGAAGACCTGCCGCACACGCATGAGGTGGAAAAACAGACTCAGGCATCAGCCTTGTCCCCTGGAAAAATAACGGCAAAGTTGGCCCGTTTAGTCCCCCCGTCCAATGATGACATGAAAGGTGCAACTTTGCCAGAATTTTGCCGGGAAAGTAGACGATTCAAGGCTGTTGACAGGAATACCCTCTGGTACTGAgaccactaggggggggggggggcgtggccgctAGCAGAGGGGCGTGGCTGCTAGGAAAGGGGCGTGTCAGCcaaggagggggcgtggcctctaGGAAAGAGGCGCGGCAGATAGGAAAGGGGTGTGTCCGATAGAGAAGGGGCGTGGCAGCTaggagaggggcggggcggccaggagggggcgtggcagtTAGGAGAGGGGCGGGGCAGCCAGGAGGGGCGTGGCAGCTGGCTCACTCTTCGGGGAAGAACTCCAGGGTGCGGTTGGAGGTGGAGATCTGGCACATGGTGTGGCTGCGGCGCTGGGGGAAGCCGGCCGGCGACGGAGACTTGTAGTGGATGTTGACGCTGTAGTACGGCCGCTtcacagggggggggctggacgaGGTGCTGAACAGACGGGCGAAgctgtggagagggggagagagagagagagagagagagagagagagagagagagagagagagagagagagagagagagagagagagagagagagagagagagagagagagggagagagagagagagagagagagagagaaacaacgtATTGATGCATTGTTATTTGTCAGACGTGTGTTTTGGCTTTGGATCAAAAAGGTGAAAACTCACAACTGCCAGATGGTGGACTTCTTCTTCTCCTGGATGGCCGGACTCTCCCGGGAGGCCCTGTGAAGAGAGACCTTCTGGGTCACCACTGAGGAACAGACCTCCAGTGGGGCCCCTTCGAGACTCCCTTTCAGGACCAGAGACCTCCTGGTCACCACTCAGGCCAACCTCTGTCATACCCTCAACAATGCAGTGTGAAGAACCAAACCTGCACTGAGACCATCAGTACTACAATAATGGATAAAAACACTGTTCCTAGTTAATATTGTTTTTATGAGCTGAATGCTGGTTCATTATGTTTGGAGACTCAACAGCCAACTCCTCTCTGCCACCGTCACCCACAGTCTGCTCTGGAAGGTGGCCCCGCCCattctggccccgcccccggcccctcccccttcggcccgcccccggctcctcccccttcggcccgcccccggctcctcccccccccccggtcaccTGATCATCTCGGTCCAGCGGACGGCCTCCTGCAGCTCCATCAGTCTCTCCTTGTACTGGTTGCGCTCCATCAGCACGCGGGCCATCTCCACCCGCGTGAAGCGCCGCCGCTGGGTCATGGACACGTCCCCGTCCTGCATGGGGGACGAGTActggggggggcacagggggtCATGAGGGGGTCACACACGGACCCCCAGGTACAGGGTGTCATGagggtccgtgtgtgtgcagaccAACACTAGTCTCGTCTCCTAGTGCAGCGCGGGTTCCGGTCACCCCAGAACACTGAGACcccgcttttactttgaaaagacGAGGCGTCCGTTCTCTGCTGACGTCGTCCTGCCACACATCGGTTGACTGTAGTTCACTAATTAAGGACGTGAGCGACATGGATGATGACAGCGTCTTTGGTTATTACTTAAGATAATGCATAACTATTCATCAGTGTTATTCATTAATGTAGGTCTCCCAGAGAcctgggtctggtctggtctggaggGACCAGCAGGGTCAGTCCTccggtcggggggggggtcagtccaccggtcggggggggggtactcacGTCGTCTCCGGCCTCGTCCTTGCCCTCCTGGGAGGCCCCCAGTGCCTCGGCCCTCAGCCTGTGGAGGGCCCAAGAGACCTTCAGTCCCTCGTCACCGCgcacgacacacacgcacagacacacacgcacagacagacacgcacagacacacacgcactgacacacacgcacagacacacactgacacacaccacagacacacacgcacagacacacaccacagacacacactcaccaacaaACACGCATCAACATGGTGCAGCATGTTACCCTAGCAgcctctgttgtgtacggggaacgggttaacctagtgatggttagggctcggcccttggttctatgaacctcCTGACTCTACCCACAGAGATATATGGTTGTTTCTTTTGCTCAGACTAATGgactcattgtaagtcgctctggataaacgCGTGCTCAACGCCCTGAATGCTGATGTGAACCTGAGAGAGCTGCTATAGAAAGATAGCTATTATATAACATATCATATTTATGTATTATTACATAGTACGAAATAgtatatatgttttattataCACGTGGGTCGTTGGTCTTCAGCGGTCCTGAGCGTTCTGACTGCAGCGTGTGACGATCGTACTCTGGGAACGATAGGGAGCTACAGAAGAGCtgacctgacccctgacccggaggccatgacccctgacctcttgagctcctcctccagctccttgacGCGGGCGTCCAGCTTGCTGCGGGCCAGCCGGACGGCCTCTAGCTCCTCCCTCAGCGAGGCCTGCTCCCCGGACAGCTCGTCCACCTTGGCGATGAGGTCGTTGGACACGATGTTCAGAGCGTTCCTGAGTGGAGACACACGGCCTCATCAGACGGATGGAGAGACGCatgacggagagacagagggatggctggtctctttctctccctctcactgtctctctccccctcagacTCTCTATGGCTCTTAATCAgaatctatccctctctctgtctctccccctgtcactctctctctctatctgtttccctctctctatctttctctctctccctacctctccccctccctctctctcactctctctctccctccctctctctctctcccgctctctctccctctctttccctccctctccccccccctctctctctctctctctttctctccctctccccccccccctctctctctctctctttctccctctctccccctctcattctgtctctctctctccccctccctctccctctccctctctccctctcactctctctctccctccctctctctctctcttctcacttGGTCTCCAGCAGCTGTTTGTTCTCCGTCAGCAGGTTCTCCACCTCCTTGCCCATCCCTGCAAGAAACCAAAAGAGGAACATTGGTGGCCCTCCAGACGGAGGGAGAACCCTTCACCTGAGAGGATGACTGAACTCCTGAGACGAATCAGGTGGAACAGATGAACTTAAGAAGCCTTAAACATCTGACCTCAGAGTAGGAGACGGAGGCTCAGCCTCAGAGAGCATCTCAGAgcacattggggggggggggggggggcatgctcaCACTAAAGCCAGGGGAGGCCTTTCTTTCTACTTCTGTCTTATTGTTTGAATTCTCTTTACAGCCTGACACGGTCAGTGAAACGCTCTGACAGAGAGAAACCGTTCACTCTGCACGTGCATTAAGTGTGCACGAGGGGAGGCTTCCAGCTAGGCGGACCTGTTGCTAAAGCTAGCCAGCTGGCGCCATGTCTTTGGGGGCGTGGCCTTGGAGGCCTTGCTTTCTGATTGGCCTCCCCTCGCTTTGATGGACGATCTGAGGGGTCTGTCAGCCTGAGGGGTGCAGCGTTATCAACAGCATGATGAACACACACGCCTGTTCAGAGCAGCACTCGTATCAGCAGAGCGTGGACTGCTTCAGGGGCGTGCAGGGAGCGAGCTGATGGAGTGGGCCCTGCTGTGGGCGACGGCTTCAGGCTGAAGCCAGACGCTGTCAGCCACACAAGGCCACTCAGAGAACAGCAGGTCACGGGACATAATGGAGGACGGTTAGGGATGAAACAGGGAGCGGCCGcatgaggaggtgagagagggaggagcagagatgtGGTGAACGAGGAAGGTTCAGTGTTTTGGCTTTGACTTCATACTGAGTCCTCATTCGATTTTCACACGAAtgagttttgtatttttatacgaTCGGACAGGAAAACAAACGTTCCACAACACTGTGGAACGTTTGTGTTCATTTCCTGCGTGAAGGAACTCTACGCCGATGGGGATTGTCTGTAcgtgatgggggaggggagggatgacGAGGGGAGGGGCTTCCCAAAGCGGCCATGACtaaaacaggaagtgacatcatagACACGAGGAGCAATAAAAATGACCGCGGCTCATTCTGACGCCTTACCGAAGAAATCATCCCGGactgggagagcgagagaagaggagaaaagagagactCGTAAGAACAatcagtagaagaagaagagttagtagagagagagagagagagagagagagagagagagagagagagagagagagagagagagagagagagacatagagctcATAAGCATTGGTTAATATGGCTGCAGAGGAGAATTTCAGAGCTAGAAGCTAAGGAAAGTCTAACTACGAGTGTAAAGCATGCAGACATGTTTGTAACATAAAGGTTGTCATGTATTTGTTTTATATGCATTGGTTTCATGGTGTTCTCCATGACCTTCCTGTATTTGTCACTGCTGAACAGAACCAgaacagagaggcagaggcagctGTGATTGGGCGAATCCAAAGGAGTTCCACCCAATCAGGGCTCAGATACACACCTGAGAACTCCCCTATAGGCCCGGCGCGGTGACATGAAAGGGAAAGACAGTTTGAATGAGTGAACGGTCTAATATCTcacatgtatagatatatagatatacatacacagttACTACAGAACACAGAACATCAGCATACACTGGGCCACCAAATCAAAATGGCGTCTGCACAACTTTAGCGACGGAAATAAACTTGCGAGTCAGCAAAAATAACAGAAATGCCTGGTCACATGGTACAACGACCAATAGGGATAGGGCATGGTGgtcagcgcggggggggggggggggggggggggggggtaggtcaCAGCCCAAGCCACCATGCAAAGGGCAAAGGTCACCAGGATGAGAGCCCTGTTTACACAGCAGCCCGCGGCCGAAGGGACAGACTGCCAGCGCTGCACTTCAGCGAGGGGGGGCTCAGCGGCCGGACCCCCgctctatgtatatatatatatatatatatatatatatatatatatatatacatgtacacaccATATACTAGGACATTCGTGTTGAGGTATGACAGGTATACTGTGAACTGATTTAACTGTGACTGTAAGAAGAattcccacacactcacacaaatcacactcgcaaacacatacacaccacacatgcacactcggggacaacactaccacacacacacacacacacacacagcacacacacacacacacaggcacccacccacacacacacacacacacacacacacacacacacacacacacacacacacacacacacacacacacacacacacacacacacacacacacacacacacagcgtgtgtACCCAGTAGCTCCGCGCCTGCGTCCACGTCTCCGATGATGTCCGACTTGGCGTCTTTGATCTCGTGGTACAGAGAGTCCGTGTTGATGCCGAACGCCTCGTTCACGATGCCCTGGGAGgggctggaacacacacacacagagggtcgAGACCAAGGACCTGGGACTCACTAGGGCTGGGGCCTGTGACCCACCAGGGGCTGAAACACACATAGGGGTGACTCACTGGGGCTGGGGTTGattgagacaaagagagagagagagagagagagagagagagagagagagagagagagagagagagagagagagagagagagagagagagagagagagagagagagagagagagagagagagagagagagggagggggagagggggacagagacagagacagagagagagagagagagagagagagagagagagagagagagagagagagagaggggagagggagagagagagagggggagtttgAACCTGTTTCCTCCTCCGTACATGCGGGGGTCAACACACATGTCCAGCTCCGGCGTGGAGTCGATGATCTCCTGGAACTCGGACCACTCCTCACTGCGGCCCATCCCTGGAACAGAACCACATGAAGACCCTCTATCACCTGGTGGACTATTATCTACCATCTATCACCGACACGGAACCACATGGAGACTAAATAAACATCTACAtcccacacagagacacgccaTCAACAGGTGGACTCTGGCATTCGGTTAATTCACCGTGACAGAGCAGAGACTTTAAGTTACTATTACTTTAGTTACTTTGAGTTACTCTGCTGTTAGAAGACACTCTTCATGTGAACAGTAACTCGTTTATTTAACCATTCCCTCACTAGCTACCGTCTCTTCACTAGGTACCCACGTCTAGCTACCCATGTCTTGTTGCCCTTCCCTTCACTAGTTACCCGTCTCCTCACTAGCTACCCATGTCTTGTTACCCTTCCCTTTACTAGTTACCCGTCTCTTCACTAGCTACCCGTGTCTTGTTACCCTTCCCTTTACTAGTTACCCGTCTCCTCACTAGCTACCCATGTCTTGTTACCCTTCCCTTTACTAGTTACCCGTCTCTTCACTAGCTACCCGTGTCTTGTTACCCTTCCCTTTACTAGTTACCCGTCTCTTCACTAGCTACCCGTGTCTTGTTACCCTTCCCTTCACTAGTTACCCGTCTCTTCACTAGCTACCCGTGTCTTGTTAC includes these proteins:
- the mapk8ip3 gene encoding C-Jun-amino-terminal kinase-interacting protein 3 isoform X7 → MMDLQIDEVVYQDDYGSVSVMSERVSGLANSIYREFERLIRSYDEEVVKELMPLVVNVLENLDGVLTENQEHEVELELLKEDNEQLITQYEREKALRKQAEEKFIEFEDALEAEKKDLQVQVEVLELTGKQLELKTKNYSDQITRLEERESDMKKEYNSLHQRHTEMIQTYVENIERTKMQQVGGHGQPEGPGSGRIHRASWKKSSKADRPPSLSLYPGAEGMVRGGPGGAQTGSGKDSWPGQPCPPNSGPGYQEDGSESDSVAATPSSAGSKSNTPTSSVPSASVTPLNEGFPAHGDLDAMRAGNARKGGAKRLSRNMEVQVSQETRNVSIGMGRSEEWSEFQEIIDSTPELDMCVDPRMYGGGNSPSQGIVNEAFGINTDSLYHEIKDAKSDIIGDVDAGAELLGEFSVRDDFFGMGKEVENLLTENKQLLETKNALNIVSNDLIAKVDELSGEQASLREELEAVRLARSKLDARVKELEEELKRLRAEALGASQEGKDEAGDDYSSPMQDGDVSMTQRRRFTRVEMARVLMERNQYKERLMELQEAVRWTEMIRASRESPAIQEKKKSTIWQFFARLFSTSSSPPPVKRPYYSVNIHYKSPSPAGFPQRRSHTMCQISTSNRTLEFFPEDDSALSARREQRREQYRQVREHMRRDDGIMQACGWSVPSRLKQPLPQIESAPAGPLKTQQPTNEKEDNRMKNVPVPVYCRPLVEKDPNRKLWCAAGVDLTGWTVGSQDALALKGGGADPLTSEGGGSSHGSPEKRRPPSDPLRPQSRELQAVDPLGSRVWILTSTHSASKVVIIDANQPGSLVDQFNVCNAHVLCISSVPAASSSDYPAGEIVLEAGDGGGASEEAGGVEGMLAGITLVGCATHCSVARSNCSSRTDTPILDKGQAPIAPIANGKLPPPSAPSAEEALEATEVPEPPPSLEARPGPLGPFTEHVFTDPPPRLGDAGDRTVPSKEDPSAPPDTEEGGEDAKNCTSVAPTMWLGAQNGWLYVHSAVGNWKKCLHSIKLKDSVLSLVHVKGRVLVALADGTLAIFHRAEDGQWDLSNYHLMDLGRPHHSIRCMAVVHDKVWCGYKNKIHVIQPKSMQIEKSFDAHPRRESQVRQLAWIGDGVWVSIRLDSTLRLYHALTHQHLQDVDIEPYVSKMLGTGKLGFSFVRITALLIGGNRLWVGTGNGVVISIPLTETVVLHRGQLLGLRANKVSPTSSGGVIHVYGDDSSEKSSGGSFIPYCSMAQAQLCFHGHRDAVKFFVSVPGNVLATLNGSVLDSPSEGQGSSAPPETEAQSVQNVLVLSGGEGYIDFRIGDGEDDETEEGGGEAGPAPQMKPALCKAERSHIIVWQVSYVPE
- the mapk8ip3 gene encoding C-Jun-amino-terminal kinase-interacting protein 3 isoform X12 → MMDLQIDEVVYQDDYGSVSVMSERVSGLANSIYREFERLIRSYDEEVVKELMPLVVNVLENLDGVLTENQEHEVELELLKEDNEQLITQYEREKALRKQAEEKFIEFEDALEAEKKDLQVQVEVLELTGKQLELKTKNYSDQITRLEERESDMKKEYNSLHQRHTEMIQTYVENIERTKMQQVGGHGQPEGPGSGRISKADRPPSLSLYPGAEGMEDGSESDSVAATPSSAGSKSNTPTSSVPSASVTPLNEGFPAHGDLDAMRAGNARKGGAKRLSRNMEVQVSQETRNVSIGMGRSEEWSEFQEIIDSTPELDMCVDPRMYGGGNSPSQGIVNEAFGINTDSLYHEIKDAKSDIIGDVDAGAELLGEFSVRDDFFGMGKEVENLLTENKQLLETKNALNIVSNDLIAKVDELSGEQASLREELEAVRLARSKLDARVKELEEELKRLRAEALGASQEGKDEAGDDYSSPMQDGDVSMTQRRRFTRVEMARVLMERNQYKERLMELQEAVRWTEMIRASRESPAIQEKKKSTIWQFFARLFSTSSSPPPVKRPYYSVNIHYKSPSPAGFPQRRSHTMCQISTSNRTLEFFPEELASNGVASLLSDSALSARREQRREQYRQVREHMRRDDGIMQACGWSVPSRLKQPLPQIESAPAGPLKTQQPTNEKEDNRMKNVPVPVYCRPLVEKDPNRKLWCAAGVDLTGWTVGSQDALALKGGGADPLTSEGGGSSHGSPEKRRPPSDPLRPQSRELQAVDPLGSRVWILTSTHSASKVVIIDANQPGSLVDQFNVCNAHVLCISSVPAASSSDYPAGEIVLEAGDGGGASEEAGGVEGMLAGITLVGCATHCSVARSNCSSRTDTPILDKGQAPIAPIANGKLPPPSAPSAEEALEATEVPEPPPSLEARPGPLGPFTEHVFTDPPPRLGDAGDRTVPSKEDPSAPPDTEEGGEDAKNCTSVAPTMWLGAQNGWLYVHSAVGNWKKCLHSIKLKDSVLSLVHVKGRVLVALADGTLAIFHRAEDGQWDLSNYHLMDLGRPHHSIRCMAVVHDKVWCGYKNKIHVIQPKSMQIEKSFDAHPRRESQVRQLAWIGDGVWVSIRLDSTLRLYHALTHQHLQDVDIEPYVSKMLGTGKLGFSFVRITALLIGGNRLWVGTGNGVVISIPLTETVVLHRGQLLGLRANKVSPTSSGGVIHVYGDDSSEKSSGGSFIPYCSMAQAQLCFHGHRDAVKFFVSVPGNVLATLNGSVLDSPSEGQGSSAPPETEAQSVQNVLVLSGGEGYIDFRIGDGEDDETEEGGGEAGPAPQMKPALCKAERSHIIVWQVSYVPE